TCTTTAACGTAAACATCTCGACCAAACCTTGATACAACCGATAATTATTACTGATCAATTTTTTGTCTCACCGTAACACAGTATTTTTTGCCCCCTCTTTTTCCCTCttctagatttttgtttttgttttttttcttctttttttgcatttataGTAATCCTGGTATGAGAAATGCAGTTTACAGTACTGATATTTAATGTTTCTGCATTTGTGTTGATACCAGATCTGGGTTGACTGGTCTttgatgtttgtttaaaaagCATTTGGAGCATCAGATTGGTGGCGACCCCACCTAGCATGTGATTAAAAACaagcttaaagctatagtgcgtagtttctgtcgcccccatgaggaattctaagtaatgacaacactgtcggcgcgtccacatgatgcaagccttccgtgatcgcgcacacaccctcacccctcctccacagtggCTAGTAGCCatggaggacacggaggattaaaaaaacatgatggactcttcagaagaagtcattatcttctgaacatagtcatactgagaaatacagagagttgtgtggagctgatagtcttaatcagctttgtggcaatggcttgaatgtaacggacgttcattaaagtgcccatattatgaaaaaaatactttttctgggatttggggtgttcttttgtgtctctggtgcttccacacgcatacaaactttgaaaaaacaccatccatgctgttctgagtgagatacggtttctgaatgtgtcctgccttcagtctctgggtgagctggtcaaaatcggcacggcttgtgacgtcacaagccgaaacgagctggctaaccgcaaccgttagctcgcagcgttagcatgctaacgctagcatgctaacgctagcatgctaactcGTTCTCagtagcaaagcactgctacaacacacacaagttcaccataatctacaaaagaactacttccatgtgtgccctcatttagaagtctcccagctaatcctgccttgtaactgaccgaagttggagaaacagcctttcttttactgtctatggagctagctagctgacatgatctacatctgagctactgcacatgtgcgagtgcaatcaaagatagtacagaagaagaaaagaggtctcactctgtagctaaaacatagaccaggtgaaaagaggatctgccgcagtgagagagagctgtgcagtacaacaaaaatatggtgttttttgaaaatgaaaccatgtaaacctattctggtacaaccttaaaatacaattatgaacctgaaaatgagcataatatgggcactttaaagtcaaaaagttacgcactaaagctttaaaacaaaTGCCAATAAAGATTTTGTTTGGGGAGGTAAAACCTCTTGAACCCAGGACTGATATGAATAACGCTGTTGACAACCAAAGCTTCTTTAGCCCTGGCATACTACACGGACCCTGCTGAGCAGCTCTTCAGTTCGGCTGACCCgcttcctccctctgtctgacCAGGGTTCCTACACAGCTCTGCAAAAGTCTGAAAAATTAGAATTGCATCATTTCCAGGGCTTGAAATGTTTGTAAAAATGAGGAAAGAGTGTGGGGAAAATGTGAAACCTTTAAATTTGATTTTATTATACTTCGGTTTTAAATATTTAAGTCACTAATTTGATAAAGAATGATTTTTAAAATAAGAGGCCTTAATTGTCTCTAAAAATGATCACTGTTGGTTCTTATTAACCCCCCAAAATgccaatttccaagtgtgacaATACTAAAACACGTCAGTGTTAATACCCACACAACAAACGGATGTAGAAGCATAGATATAAAACGTGTAGAAGATGCCGTTTGTTTTGAGAAGTGTGTAGGAACCCTGTTAGGTTCAGTACTGTGATTTTCCCTTCTGTGTTAACGTGAGTTTGATGTCTGTGTCAGATTGTGTCCAGTTTCAAAGCGACCACATCCAGAGCGGTGTGCCAGCTGGTCAAGGAGTATGTCGGCCACAGAGACGGCATCTGGGACCTGAGCATCACCAGGACACAACCTGTGGTGCTCGGTACTGCATCTGCAGGTAGTtgactcattttttttttcctcaaatgttttttttttttacttgtttgcTTTCTCTTTGGCTTaatcttttttctgtctttaacaCATCTTGTTATTCTGCTCTCTGAAACTCCTATGTTGAAGAATATTTTATTtctaagttattttttttttttccacccttAAATCAAATGGCAGTCTTCCTGGTTTTCACACTGTCAATGTTGAAAATGTCAAGGCTtcttgtccattttttttttaaattttttttattttgtcaaatcTAAATACATATCTTAATTCCACGCTGAGAAAACGGTTAATTTCATGCTAGATTTAACTTCAAACAATCTGTAAAACCcgaaccaaaaaaaacacacttgaaTGTACACAGTAGTAAAATTGCTTTAACTCTAAATCGcatctttctttccctcttttgTGTCCATCCATACTCAACAGATCATTCTGCGATGCTGTGGAGCATTGAGACGGGAAAGTGTCTCCTCAAATATATGGGCCATCAAGGATCAGGTAGAGTCAGAaatgtaaagtacaagtataaaAATAGATCTAATTAAATTCACCAGACTGTCCTCACAGACAGAGCCTCGCTTCAGGGAACGTTTTAAAAGGTTTGCCAACATGATGACTTGCTGAAGTGAAAATCTCCAGCCCTTACTGTTACAAAGTTAGATAGATGCTCTCTtcaaaatgttaatttattttaaacttaTCAAATGAAGGCTAATTGGTAGCGGCCATTAGAAAATTGAAGGTCAGGATTAAGTACTATCACAATAGTGTCTGTTATGGCGTGATGTAATACATctactgtatgtctctgtctccGCAGTCAACTCGATCAAGTTCCACCCCACTGAACAGATGGCTCTAACAGGTAAAGATCCACCGAAACGTCCTTAGCAGCCACATCAGGTggttttctgtttatttctttactgcagcagctgcagggcTTCCACAGCGGGAATAATCAACTTACACATATCAAAATAAGAGCTATCCGAGGAAGGTTACAAAACAAGGGCATCTGCACTTGGTTAAAGCTGCTCGAAGACGTTTTGTCTCTTATCCGAGAGACTTCTTCACTTCTGAACTGAAGAACTAAACTGAAGAAGACTTTCGGTCCAGTTGCCCTTGTTCTTCAACCTTCCTTGGATAACTATAACCTGGATGACTGAGAAGCTGTAAAACCTCTTGTAGCCTAACCTGGAATGGGCGTAAGATTGAAATGTGTGTCAAAATGAACCTCAACATCTACaacaacatttcaaacatgaacatgttaaaaaataaataaataaataagaacatgtacatttcagtACAGGCAAGAAAACCAACACAAACAGAACCCTCagaaaacatactgtatctttCAAAATTAGTCGTATGATTCAAATAAGCATTTCCATGTTCAAAAAGAGTAAGAACaatgtatatattataaatacatacatgccTATATACATACTTACACGCACAtatgcacatgcatacacacacacacacacacatacacacgtacatgtttttttcttttccaattattttcatttatgaaaatatatttttaatgttttactaCAAGTTTTGACCTCAAAGTAGAACTGTGGACATAAATGGTGGCGTGTCTTTACACACTTCTTTCATACAATGATATTTTTAGGGAGGGTCATCTTGGCTCTGATATTGGTTTTgccccatctctctcctcctcagcctctgGAGACCAGACGGctcacatctggagatacatggtgCAGCTGCCGACTCCACAGCCAGTTGCTGACATCAGTGTAAGCGTCAACAGCACTACAAACGTGATAGTGTGCGTTACTGAGCTACTGATTTGAGTTTCTCTTTTGAAATTTTTATTGTTTCTGAAACTTGATTTCTTTTGTCTGCAGCAAACGCCCTGCGACGACGACGTGGACTTTTCGGATAAAGACGAGGCCGACGTCGAGGTCGAGGGTCCAAACGACTGTCCTTCTGTCCGCGTGGCGACCACGACTCTACGCAGCCATCAGGGTGTGGTGATCGCCGCTGATTGGCTGGTCGGAGGCAAACAGGTTGTGACGGCCTCCTGGGACCGGGCCGCCAACCTGTACGACGTGGAGACCTCAGAGCTGGTCCACTCACTCACTGGTAGGATGAAGCGACTATTGCACTGTTACTGTGCTCAGTGTGTTTATTATAACACTTTTGGACTCCAACATCATGTATGCAGtattctagtgtgtgtgtgtgaactctatttttccatctttttaaTTCCAGTGGAGACACATTAATCTTGTCATGTTTTACTACTACCTTTTACTACCATGTATTACTTTCACAGGGAACTAGATTAAAGTTGGGAGTGTTTAATACTCGATAATGCTGCAAGGAAATATTTTCAgatgctgtttttatttcagtgtaTCAGTTTGGTCGGTAATGAGCAACTCTCCTTGACCACCTTGGAGCTGGGAGAAATTCAGGGGTTTGTCTCCCAACAAGTCAGCCTTGAACCGGGGGTATCACTGTGGAATCAACCACCCTGCTGCCGGATACATTAGGTTGTAGAAAAGGAGGTGTAGATATGagaaaaagatgaaaatgtttttaaggaTGCAACAAAAGGTCATTTTTAAATGGAGAGATTTTCTCGTTGTGTGTTCAGGTCATGACCAGgagctgacccactgctgcacACACCCCACCCAGCGTCTGGTGGTCACCTCGTCCAGAGACACCACCTTCAGGCTGTGGGACTTCAGAGACCCGTCCATCCACTCTGTCAACGTCTTCCAGGGACACACTGAGTCAGtctagcacgcacgcacgcacgccatCTTTTCCACTCTCCTGTCATTTCCATGATTCCGTTTTGgatgttagatttttttttaaaatatgtatgtCGGGACAAAAGTGtttattgaaaacatttttgattaattataattattttggCGGAGGACAGTGTAGAAATGGTGGACAGAAAAAGGAGTATTACATGCAACTAAGGTACCAAGGCTGAAATTGAACCCGGGATGTgtccgggttggttcagtgggtagagcatgcgcacatatactgagaggtttatgccttgacgcagaggtctagggttcgaatccgacctgtgacaatttcctgcatgtcctccccccttctctctctctctcctttctcacctagctgtcctgtcaaatcaaaggcggaaaagcccaaaataattctgactttctttctctcacttaatcgattagttgtttggtgtataaaatgtcagaaaatggtgaaaaatgtggatcagtctttcccaaagcccaagatgacgtcctcaaatgtcttgagaattttagcttttttttccaTGAAAAATGATTCAAACTGATTCATCAAAagtaatagttgacaactaatggtTTCATCTTTGTGGCTCTAGTGCAGTGTTGTTCATGAAGTTTGTTAATTTTGTATTGTGGGAAGGGTAATGAGCTTTGGCTTTTAGTTATGGCTATAATCTCTTTTGACATTCAGTCAttattttgtgttctttttgtttttctttatgtaTTTTTGTCATACTTAAGTAAACAAAATTTAAATATACTATAATTAAAATGTACATGTAATTGTAATGTGTGCCACAGGGGGGGTGATACAACATTAGTTGTAACTGCTACACAGGAGAAACTTGAAGTAATCTTCTACTGTATGAAACAATTTACTCAGTATTCAGCTCGATAAATACTGAATGAAAAATATTGCCATTTACAACTGCGTTCTTCAAACAAACACGGCGAGAACAAAACTTCTTAACAGTCAAGTTGTTACAGTccaggctgctgctgccgctctTCTTTCACCTTCAGTCTAAACATTGTCTTCTTGTCCTGCGCAGCACGGTGACGTCTGCTGTGTTCACGGTGGGCGACAACGTGGTGTCTGGGAGCGACGATCGGACGGTCAAAGTGTGGGACCTGAAGAACATGAGGTCGCCCATAGCAACCATCCGCACTGACTCCGCTGTCAACAGGTCTGTGAGCTGTAAACAAGCCAACAGATGTGTTATAGTGATGTAGTGATATACAGCTTCTCCAGTGTTTGTATTCATTTAGTGACGGACACGCAGAGGAAGCTAAATGGAATGAACTGTTTATGATTTAATCTTTTACACAACTAATATTCATAATATaggatcttttttgttttgatttagatATCTGCTTCAATTGGGTTTAATTTTCCTGATAACAGcacactgattttttttttttttttttgtaatagcATTGTAGCTGAAAGCCTTTTCTTTCAAAGCCATTGGAACTTATTATAATCCTAATTCATGCTGTTATGATATAGTACCACGTGTTGCAGTTTGATCCCTTTCATCCTGCTGTTGTCGTGTCCAGGATCAGCGTGTCGGTGAACCAGAAAATCATCGCTCTTCCTCACGACAATCGGCAGGTCCGGCTGTTCGACATGTCCGGGGTGCGACTGGCTCGGCTCCCACGAAGCAACAGACAGGTCAGTCAGTGGAGGAGGAAGGACctctgaatacacacacacacacacacacacacacacacacactcacacactaaaaATGACCATTTGGAAAAGGTCATCATTCATCTGTACTATACAACAGATTTTATATTTGCAGCAACTTTTGCACCATTTAATAATCGGTAAGAAATTCAGAATATATCGTCGTCAGACTACTTTGTGGTCTTACAACCCCTCACATGTCCTCAGTGTTGAACAGTTTCTGTGTTGTATGTCGTGGTTTAGGGTCACCGTCGGATGGTGTGCTGCTCCGCCTGGTGTGAAGACAACACCTCCTGCAACCTTTTCACTTGCGGCTTCGACCGGCAGGCCATCGGCTGGAACATCAACATCCCCGCCCTGCTGCAGGAGAAATGACCACCTGCTACTGTCACTTTACTGTGAAACTCCACCCAAAGTCTATCTTTGGAGCAtcaaacactcacatcctgcgGGCCTAAAaggtggctttaaaaaaaaaaaagttaaattttatcttttttgtctGTGAAAACTTGTTGCATGATGTAATCGATGTAACTTCAGCTATCGCTCAATGACAGATAAAATTACAGACTTTTAACAGCTGTCTTTTGAGTTCACAGGAGGTCAGTTTTTGACACTTTAAGCTCCCTGAAGTCTGACCTCCCCCAGACTGAGGAGAGCAGGAAAGAAAAATCTGTCTACTGCATCTGTTACGCTCTCTTAAACTCATCACCACCAATATACACAGatcacatgtgtgtgtggtttttctGCGTGGAAGCGATTCCTCCCCAtccaaaagatgaaaaaaaaacaacctgtgaACCACTGATGATAAAAAGCACAGAGACGTAACATAGGATAGGCTTCGTCGTCTTTgttaaaaaccccaaaaaaaagcaGACGCTGAAGAGTTGGATTAGTGAGATGCTGATTTAAGCAAATCTAATCTGTGCCACTAACAGCAGATTTATGTTTGAACAAGAATCTGATGCTTTAAAGGAAAACCCCACTAGTTTGATATAATCAATTTGGTGTTTGCAGCAGTTAATCTGTGATAACTTGGCCATTTAGCTTCTTAATTGTCCTGATTGTTAAGATTGCTGAACGTTGGTGCAAAGTAATAGCACAAGAAAGAAGCACTCACTCTTGTAATTGACGCTAAAATTCTTAGCTAAACATCTATAATACACTTTTAAACCGGACATCACATATCTGCTCGGTTCTGCTGAGCTCAGATGTTCAGGAGATAAGTAATGCACCTTTTTGAAAATACTTATagcttttcatttctgttttagaAGAACCCCCCCCATTTGCAGCTTATGTACATAGTCAACACAGTCAGGCTGGTAGGATTGTTGACACTTTGGCAAATAATGGTCTTATTTTGTAGTAAAAATCTAGATGGCTGATAAAGGAACTGACATTtgcttgtttcttttctgtGGCCACCTGAAAAAAATGTGAGTAAAAGCATTTCCTGTGCTGGCAGTGGTGCTgtgtagagcccgaccgataaaggattttt
This is a stretch of genomic DNA from Sander vitreus isolate 19-12246 chromosome 12, sanVit1, whole genome shotgun sequence. It encodes these proteins:
- the LOC144527147 gene encoding WD repeat-containing protein 37, yielding MPVESGSSAAARQAKQKRKSHSLSIRRTNSTEQERSGLQRDMLEGQDSKLPLSLRSNLLDLFSQIEREFENLYIENLELRREIETLNDRLAAEGQTFEGADLAKGALKTKASHSTSQLSQKLKTTYKASTSKIVSSFKATTSRAVCQLVKEYVGHRDGIWDLSITRTQPVVLGTASADHSAMLWSIETGKCLLKYMGHQGSVNSIKFHPTEQMALTASGDQTAHIWRYMVQLPTPQPVADISQTPCDDDVDFSDKDEADVEVEGPNDCPSVRVATTTLRSHQGVVIAADWLVGGKQVVTASWDRAANLYDVETSELVHSLTGHDQELTHCCTHPTQRLVVTSSRDTTFRLWDFRDPSIHSVNVFQGHTDTVTSAVFTVGDNVVSGSDDRTVKVWDLKNMRSPIATIRTDSAVNRISVSVNQKIIALPHDNRQVRLFDMSGVRLARLPRSNRQGHRRMVCCSAWCEDNTSCNLFTCGFDRQAIGWNINIPALLQEK